A genomic stretch from Arachis stenosperma cultivar V10309 chromosome 3, arast.V10309.gnm1.PFL2, whole genome shotgun sequence includes:
- the LOC130966750 gene encoding uncharacterized protein LOC130966750 — protein sequence MSLSELKNSILEKLGVLGSKWVKKLFYKIPMAVVSTGVQYETFAVKSDEDIRVLFYCVRSFPEIRIHELFAKLEVGVDSSGASAPVPCVASAGGASSSMPPVRPHLPPVQSPSFAADLQQTEVVGSVPLEHAAVIEPPNVVGTGGGLVPYLEDFGGPDHIENAMRDDESEEEPVDIDGDSDENTGGDPDAQHRPSSSGSHQYPPHFSTLNLEALGQQEDSGDRVGRSSTEFEIGQSFQSKDEAVLSVKDYSIRRGVEYRVIESDHLKYHGKCKEFGKGCTWLIRVALRARKGTWEVRRYNGPHTCLATSISSDHRQLDYNVICARILPMVRADAAVTVKVLQQATEADYGFRPSYRKVWLAKQKAVAEIYGDWEESYAELPRWMLGIQATMPGTITVLKTSPVQIGGAVDESRVYFHRLFWTFPPCIEAFRHCKPLVSIDGTHLYGKYGGTLLLAIAQDGNSNILPIAFALVEGENAESWSFFLSNLREHVTPQEGILVISDRHNGIKAALEAPENGWLPPRAFRAYCIRHVAANFALTFKGKDSRRLLVNAAYAKTEGEFYYWFDIMRTENPAMCDWANRMEYDKWTQHEDAGRRFGHMTTNISECVNSVLKGTRNLPVTSLVKSTYGRLAQLFVVRGQTAEAQLGAGHEFCQALVKAIDRNLRDSRCFTVTLYDRHQLEYTVAETTPTGTFSLGSYRVSLKDHRCDCGHFQALHYPCCHAIACCAYSRLNWASYVHEVYRMTEVFNVYNHGFLPPIPEGLWPPYGGPTIIPDPNLRRAKEGRPKSTRIRGSMDQSQHNQPKRCGLCRQPGHTRRNCQQRSQTGGGDA from the coding sequence ATGAGTTTGTCGGAGTTGAAGAACAGCATCTTGGAGAAGCTTGGCGTGTTGGGTTCTAAGTGGGTGAAGAAActattctacaagattccaaTGGCGGTTGTCTCGACCGGTGTTCAGTACGAAACCTTTGCGGTTAAGTCTGATGAAGATATTAGGGTTCTCTTCTACTGTGTAAGGAGTTTTCCGGAGATCAGAATCCATGAGTTGTTTGCGAAGTTGGAGGTTGGTGTCGATAGTTCTGGGGCATCCGCTCCAGTTCCTTGCGTAGCATCCGCTGGTGGTGCATCTAGTTCGATGCCTCCGGTCAGACCGCATCTTCCGCCGGTTCAATCTCCTTCTTTTGCGGCTGACTTACAACAAACGGAGGTTGTTGGTTCTGTCCCCTTGGAGCATGCAGCAGTCATTGAGCCTCCCAACGTCGTGGGCACCGGTGGTGGCCTCGTGCCTTATCTCGAAGACTTTGGTGGACCTGATCATATAGAGAATGCAATGCGTGACGATGAATCTGAAGAGGAGCCTGTTGATATCGATGGTGACAGCGATGAAAACACAGGCGGCGATCCAGATGCGCAACATCGGCCTTCAAGTTCTGGTTCTCATCAATACCCTCCACACTTCTCGACACTAAACTTGGAAGCTCTTGGTCAACAGGAAGACAGTGGTGACAGAGTGGGTAGATCTTCTACAGAATTTGAGATTGGGCAATCTTTCCAGAGTAAAGATGAAGCTGTGCTCAGTGTGAAGGACTATAGCATCCGGCGAGGTGTTGAGTACAGAGTCATCGAATCGGATCATTTGAAGTATCATGGAAAATGCAAGGAATTCGGCAAGGGTTGCACTTGGTTGATTCGTGTAGCGCTTCGTGCACGAAAGGGAACTTGGGAGGTTAGGAGGTACAACGGGCCACACACGTGCCTCGCAACTTCTATTTCAAGTGATCACCGTCAGCTGGATTATAACGTTATATGTGCGAGGATTCTTCCTATGGTTAGGGCGGATGCTGCGGTTACGGTAAAGGTACTTCAACAAGCGACAGAAGCTGATTATGGTTTCAGGCCTAGTTACAGGAAGGTCTGGTTGGCTAAGCAGAAGGCTGTGGCAGAAATATATGGAGATTGGGAAGAGTCTTACGCGGAACTGCCCCGTTGGATGCTAGGGATCCAGGCAACAATGCCGGGAACAATCACGGTGCTGAAGACGTCTCCGGTTCAGATTGGTGGTGCTGTAGATGAGTCGAGGGTGTACTTTCACCGACTTTTCTGGACATTTCCACCCTGTATCGAGGCTTTCCGGCATTGCAAGCCACTCGTCAGTATTGATGGTACCCACTTGTATGGGAAGTATGGAGGGACGCTCCTGTTGGCTATAGCTCAGGATGGAAACTCGAACATCCTCCCGATAGCATTCGCCCTTGTAGAGGGGGAAAATGCAGAGTCGTGGTCATTCTTCTTGTCAAACCTACGAGAGCATGTGACTCCTCAGGAGGGTATCCTAGTTATCTCAGACAGGCATAATGGGATCAAGGCGGCCCTTGAGGCACCTGAGAATGGATGGCTGCCTCCTCGTGCATTCCGGGCCTACTGTATAAGGCATGTGGCCGCCAATTTCGCCCTAACGTTCAAAGGTAAGGACTCAAGGAGGTTACTGGTCAATGCTGCCTACGCCAAGACTGAGGGTGAGTTTTACTACTGGTTCGACATCATGCGGACTGAGAATCCAGCAATGTGTGACTGGGCCAACCGTATGGAGTATGACAAATGGACCCAACATGAGGATGCTGGTCGACGGTTCGGGCACATGACCACAAACATCAGTGAATGTGTGAACTCCGTGCTAAAGGGAACTCGCAACCTCCCTGTCACATCATTGGTTAAGTCAACCTACGGGAGGCTTGCTCAGCTATTTGTAGTCCGGGGACAGACAGCAGAGGCACAACTCGGAGCCGGCCATGAATTCTGTCAGGCATTGGTCAAGGCTATAGATCGGAACCTTAGAGACTCCAGGTGCTTTACTGTGACCTTATACGACAGGCATCAACTAGAGTACACCGTGGCAGAGACAACGCCAACGGGGACGTTCTCTCTTGGTAGCTATAGAGTTTCCCTTAAAGATCACCGATGCGACTGTGGGCACTTCCAGGCGCTGCATTATCCATGTTGCCACGCCATTGCCTGTTGCGCCTACTCCCGGCTAAACTGGGCGTCATATGTTCATGAGGTGTATCGTATGACTGAGGTGTTCAACGTTTACAATCATGGGTTTCTCCCACCTATTCCTGAAGGCCTGTGGCCTCCATATGGTGGCCCAACCATTATTCCTGACCCTAATCTGCGGCGTGCAAAGGAAGGTCGTCCAAAGTCAACCAGGATCCGAGGAAGCATGGATCAGTCTCAACATAATCAGCCGAAGCGTTGTGGGTTATGCCGTCAGCCTGGGCATACGCGAAGGAACTGTCAGCAGCGATCACAAACTGGTGGAGGGGATGCTTAG
- the LOC130966056 gene encoding heavy metal-associated isoprenylated plant protein 7: MGEEVKKVEETKAEEPKKEEGEKKPEESKDGKVVEEAAAPAAPPEIVLKVFMHCEGCARKVRRSLRGFPGVEDVITDCKSHKVVVKGEKADPLKVRERVQRKSHRQVELLSPIPVPEPEAPKEDKKPEEQENPKPEEKKKEPEVIRVVLQAHMHCEACAQEIKRRIERMKGVESAEPDLKNSQVSVKGVFEVANLVDYVYKRTGKQVVVVKQETVENKEESNKDGGKEEKKGEEGDGDKDKKEGSQVEENKEKKGEEEAAAAAAAAEGGTEESNKVVELKKNEYYYMPPRYGYGGGNMEYYAAYPGPGYPPQIFSDENPNACTVM, translated from the exons ATGGGCGAG GAAGTGAAGAAGGTCGAGGAGACTAAAGCAGAGGAAccaaagaaggaagaaggggaGAAGAAGCCTGAGGAATCCAAGGATGGGAAGGTAGTGGAGGAAGCTGCAGCCCCAGCAGCACCCCCAGAGATTGTGCTTAAGGTGTTCATGCATTGCGAGGGTTGTGCACGCAAGGTTCGTCGCTCCCTTAGAGGATTCCCAG GGGTTGAGGATGTGATAACAGATTGTAAGAGTCACAAGGTGGTGGTTAAAGGAGAGAAAGCTGATCCTCTCAAGGTTAGGGAGAGAGTCCAGAGGAAGAGCCACAGACAAGTTGAGCTTCTCTCTCCCATTCCAGTTCCAGAACCAGAGGCGCCAAAAGAAGACAAGAAACCCGAAGAGCAAGAGAATCCTAAGCCCgaggagaagaaaaaagag CCTGAGGTCATCAGAGTAGTTCTGCAAGCTCACATGCATTGTGAAGCATGTGCGCAAGAAATCAAGAGACGCATTGAGAGAATGAAGG GAGTTGAGTCAGCAGAACCGGATCTGAAGAACTCGCAAGTGAGCGTGAAGGGGGTGTTTGAAGTTGCAAACTTAGTGGACTACGTTTACAAGAGGACCGGGAAGCAAGTAGTGGTAGTGAAGCAAGAAACTGTAGAGAATAAAGAAGAATCCAATAAAGATGGtgggaaagaagagaagaagggtGAGGAAGGTGATGGCGACAAAGACAAGAAGGAAGGCAGTCAAGTagaagagaacaaagagaagaaaggagaagaagaagcagcagcagcagcagcagcagctgAAGGAGGCACAGAAGAGAGCAACAAGGTGGTTGAactgaagaagaatgaatattACTACATGCCACCAAGGTATGGCTATGGTGGTGGCAACATGGAATACTATGCAGCTTATCCTGGTCCAGGTTACCCTCCTCAGATCTTCAGTGATGAGAACCCCAATGCATGTACTGTGATGTAA